A genomic segment from Mycobacteriales bacterium encodes:
- a CDS encoding ABC-2 family transporter protein, producing GMITFWTTRVSAIYDTYFTAELLLSGRLVPLALLPAWAAGLADVLPFKYTFGYPIEVLAGSLSTRELFVGLAFQAAWIAIGALLVAVVWRVGVRRFGSVGA from the coding sequence GGCATGATCACGTTCTGGACCACCCGGGTCAGCGCGATCTACGACACGTACTTCACCGCCGAGCTGCTGCTGTCCGGCCGGCTGGTGCCGCTGGCGCTGCTGCCGGCGTGGGCGGCGGGGCTGGCCGACGTGCTGCCGTTCAAGTACACGTTCGGCTATCCGATCGAGGTGCTGGCGGGGTCGCTGTCCACCCGGGAGCTGTTCGTCGGGCTGGCGTTCCAGGCGGCGTGGATCGCGATCGGGGCGCTGCTGGTCGCGGTCGTCTGGCGGGTCGGCGTGCGCCGCTTCGGCTCGGTGGGCGCCTGA